The following proteins are co-located in the Nerophis lumbriciformis linkage group LG22, RoL_Nlum_v2.1, whole genome shotgun sequence genome:
- the asphd1 gene encoding aspartate beta-hydroxylase domain-containing protein 2 gives MHWSINTLPLPLYVELGVHSLSGLLWTLLLLFLWHCYRMGSDLPLAAHAQGGKAVSRRLAMSCSGTCAGRKYHEQSMETEEDEETGQGYVTPVLSHALFPVQASTEARKLYSALQEYAKRYSWAGMGRIHKGLREQVRLNDHSTIQKPQLFFLPDVPSVPFFPRDAHRHDIEVLEVNYHVILAEFQAVYQRGNDFKVGWTTLGPKGQAVFPLYSAGVCVAANCRSCPYTYRTLLSLRTFISSNSLGSAGFWLLGPGSTLGSSYGPTNTRLRCHLGLQTPPLCELVVGGEPQCWSEGHCLLFDDSFLHTVSHKGPPEAGPRVILSVDLWHPNVAAAERQALDFMFSPDL, from the exons ATGCACTGGTCCATAAACACACTGCCCTTGCCTCTATATGTGGAGTTGGGTGTCCACTCACTGAGTGGCCTTCTGTGGACGCTCCTGCTCTTGTTCCTGTGGCACTGTTACCGAATGGGCTCAGACCTCCCCTTAGCGGCTCACGCACAAGGTGGGAAAGCAGTTTCAAGAAGATTGGCGATGTCCTGTAGCGGAACCTGTGCTGGAAGAAAGTATCATGAACAGTCCATGGAAACAGAAGAGGACGAGGAGACAGGGCAGGGATACGTCACGCCGGTGCTGAGCCATGCCCTGTTCCCAGTTCAGGCATCCACCGAGGCCAGGAAACTCTACTCAGCCCTGCAAGAATACGCTAAACGTTACAGCTGGGCGGGAATGGGCCGAATACATAAAGGCCTCCGAGAACAG GTCAGACTGAATGATCACTCGACTATACAAAAGCCACAGCTCTTCTTCCTGCCAGATGTCCCTAGTGTTCCTTTCTTTCCACGGGATGCCCACAGGCATGACATTGAAGTATTGGAAGTCAACTATCACGTCATCCTGGCGGAGTTCCAGGCCGTGTACCAGAGGGGCAATGACTTCAAAGTTGGCTGGACTACTTTGGGGCCTAAG GGCCAGGCTGTGTTTCCACTGTACAGTGCAGGCGTGTGTGTGGCCGCCAACTGCCGCTCCTGTCCCTACACATACCGGACCCTGCTCTCTCTTCGCACATTTATAAGCAGCAACTCTTTGGGATCTGCCGGATTCTGGTTGCTGGGGCCTGGTTCTACACTGGGCAGCTCGTACGGACCCACAAATACAAGGCTGCGTTGCCACCTAG GTCTGCAAACTCCCCCTCTGTGTGAGCTGGTGGTGGGAGGGGAGCCTCAGTGCTGGTCTGAGGGACACTGCCTCCTGTTTGACGACTCATTCCTACACACAGTCTCGCACAAAG GGCCCCCAGAAGCTGGACCTCGAGTCATACTCAGTGTGGACCTCTGGCATCCAAATGTGGCTGCTGCTGAGAGACAAGCGTTGGACTTCATGTTCAGTCCTGATCTCTGA